The DNA region AAAGACCGATGAGAGGGTTTTTAAGACGCTATAAGGGAGCATCTTTAGTTAAAGATATTTTACGGCGAGGACGGTTCTTAAAGTAGCTGTAATGTTTCTCTAACACAGATGAAGCTTGTTCATTCGTATCGGAAGCATTTGTTAGAGTTAAAGAAAACAATTACAGCTATAAATTTCTTTTTTGGACTTGGCGTATCCGAATATAATTTGGAATAGACGGTTAGTGGAATCATACAATTCTTAAAGCTAATTCAATATTAGGATTCGATACTTTATTTTCTCAAGTTGAACTGGACATATCCGTGCCCTTTAAGAAGAGAATCTAGGACTTGTCTTTTAATGCTCAGAAAATCCAATTCCAGATCATCAATGCACTTTAACGAAGGATGAAGCTTCAGATACAAGTCCTTCTTATATTTTCCATTTCGGAAATTATTCAGCCCCTCGGAAATCCCGGTTCGAACGAATAATCTTTCATACCAATCCAATATTTGAAAATTGTCGTTAATTTCTCGAAAATATTTTTCTAATCCCGCTATCACGTCCGCAATGAATTCGAATACCGAAATTGTAATTTCCTCCGGCTCCCCATAATCCTTGGATTCGCATAAGTGGGAGGCGAATGGATACGTTTCGTATCTTGGGATAGCCGGTTGTTCGGAAATTCCTTCCGAATTAAAATACGGATTTAGTAGATAGCATTTTGCCGAACTAAGAAAATTCTGAATTTTTGGTTTTCGATACAAAATATTCACGCACGATGCATGTTCAGATAAGAATCGTTTAAAAGAAGTATTATGGAATTCTTGATTTCGATCGGGGTCGAATCCGAGATATTCAATACAACGAAACGAAAGAATCATTGCGGGAATAAATAAAGAATTATCAAGAGAAACTAAAATATCTCTGATTACATGATCATAGAATTCAAACTTTATTCGTTTTAGCTTTTCTCCGAATTCCGACATATTAAATCTTTTCTCTCATCGTATTCAAAACCATATCGCATTTTTAAAACATTCAAAACTCGGTATCGATGGAACCGGCGGATTGAATCCACCAGCCCGCTGATTCCCCGATGGAACGCAAATCTATGTCGCCATGATCGATCAGTAAGCTACGATTTGCTTCGAGTAGCATACTAAGATCGGTGAAGGCATCCCCGGCAGCGAAGCCGATTTCGGAAGAGGTAATTTCGCGAATCGCTTTAACTTTGCCGTCATTATATGTTAATGGTTCTTCGATTTCAGGGAGCAGAACTCCTTGCTTGGATTTTAAACGCATGCCACGAACCCGATTCGGCTCCAATCCGAATTCTTGAGCTGCAACCTGAACACAGTATTCTGGAGAAGCGGTAATGATCCACACTTCCCATTTTCTTTCTTTCAACTTTCGGATCAATTCTAATAAAGGCTCGCGGATTCGTAATCGGCAATCCATAGAACGTCCGTCGGCTAAAACAAAATCGTTTCTATTTTGCTTCTGGTTCTCGACGAACACATATCTGGCAATTTTTTTAAGCTCCTCCTCCGACATCCCGGAATAGATGATTCTGGTCCATCGGTAAGCCGCTTCAGGTCCTTCCTCCTCGGAAACGGTAAAAAATAATCTTAAAATCTCCTCGACCAGTCGAGCGTAACTCCGCATATCCTTATGCATGCGGAATGCTCGCCAGAGATCCCGCCAAACGGAAATCGTTTCGAGTGGAAGAAAAGGATCTCGCAATTCTTCCCAGAATTCGTCTAAATCCGCCCGAAGGAGTCCATTCGTCATAATATATTGCATCGTAGCGACGCCGAGATCTCCGCGGATCAGAGTATTGTCAAAATCGAAACAAGCAAACTGCGGCTGCTCGGAAAGCATCTTTTCCAATCCGAATCGAACTGAGGAATCCCAGACAGATGAAAGCATCAATTTTTGCTAATAGACTGAATTCCTTTCTTGCGAAGCCAACGACGTCGCCCTTTTTCGCCGATCCATTTTAGAATGGGAGAAAGCCGCCCAATTAGCCACGGAAAAACGGCAGCCAATCGAGATGTTAAACCATCGCTGTAAGGAACGTAAATTTCCATCCTTCCCGTTTCTGCCCCGCGTAAGACTGCTTTCGCAATATCGTCCGGCGATTTTACGGCGTTTACCCAATTAAGTACGGATCCGCCATGAAGTGCTTCGTGCATTAACATCGGCGTGTCCACTGCAGCAGGATAGATTCCGGATACTTTGATTCCCGTTCCGCGAAGTTCCTCATGCAAAGCGGTAAGAAATCCTCGTAAACCGAATTTAGTGGCGGAATATAACGCCGAATCGGCAAGCGCTACTATACTGCCGATGGACACTATGCTCACAACGGCTCCGCGACCTCGATTCAGCATTAATGGGACCAATCCGTGTATCAATCGAATAGGACTAATCATATTAATCATGGAATGTCGCTCGATTTCGGATGAATCCATATCGAGAACCGGACCTACTTTTGTATATCCTGCATTGTTAACCAATAAGTCTATATGAGGATACTTTTGCTGGATCATCCCGATTAAAGATTCTACGTCGGAAGCTTTTGTCTGATCACAAACGATCAATTCCGGTTTTCTAGATAATTTACTTACAATGGTAGACATTTTTTCTTTGCTTATATCTGAAAGAACCAAGTCGTATCCGAGTTTATCTAATCGAATCGCAATAGCCTCCGCAATCGCGCCCCCTCCTCCGGTAATTAAAGCGACTTTCGGAGTCATTGTTCTTTCGTTTTTAATAAACGAATTCACCGGATTGCTCCCTGTATTTCCCGTTTTGTGGCGGAATTCGTTCTTAATTTTTCAAATTGGCCGGGCTTCAGTTTTGGCCATCCGATACGTCCGTGTATTTTCGAAAGATACTTCAAATAAGCGACTTGGTTAACGTAAACTGCATGCCGTCCCGAATTTAAATATCGAATGCCTCCATTCAGCAAAGGATGATCCGATTCGATTAGCTGCTCGAATACTTGCGCCGATTTATCGCCGTTTCGTTTCGCTTCAATATATGCGGCAATTAAGTTCGCCATCTCATCGAACATCTTGTAAGCTCCCCCGTCGGTTTCCATATAGCCGAGGGCATACAAGTTCTCATATTTACGATGAAATAAGGTTAAATACAAATCCGTAGGACGACCGTTCTTCCATTCAAAATATTGGTCCATATAAGGGATCGACCAATTGTATCCGGTCGCAAGAATGATTAGATCGATCTTTTCGTTAGTACCGTCTTTGAACTCGACTAAATTTCCGTTCAACCGTTCAATATCGCCTTTGGCAATCACATCACCATGACGCAAATTATGTAAGAGTTGATCGTTTACTATAGGATGTGTTTCGAAAATTCTATGATCCGGTGCGGGCAGCCCGAGTTTTGTAACATCGCCGATCAAAAATTTCAGCATTTTACCGAGAACCCATTGCGAAAACCAGTTAGGTATCCAATGTGCACCGTCTCCGAATACGTCGGCTGGTTGGCCCAAGACATGTTTAGGAATAAAATGGTATCCTCTCCTAACGCTTATAAATGCTTGTTCTGCATTTGCGCCCGCATCACATGCGATATCGCAGCCGGAATTTCCTGCTCCTATAATCAATACGCGTTTTCCTTTGAAGAAGGACGTCTTCTTGTAATTCACGCTATGTAATATTTGACCCTGAAACGTTTCGCTTCCCGGTAATTTCGGAATATTCGGAGACCAGGTAATTCCCGTGGCGCATATGATTCCACCGTACAACCTTAGATCCCCGTTTGATAATTCTACTGTCCATCTCGAACCGTTCTTCCGGATATTATTAACCGAAGTGTTGAATTCAATATTACGATACAAATCGTATTCTCTAGCAAAGGACTTGTGGTATGCAAGGATCTGGCGATTGGATGGATAATCCGGATAATCGGAAGGCATCGGAAAATCGTCGTAGTTAGAAAGATATTTCGATGAAATAAAATGGGCGCTTTCATACATCGGAGATCCTGGATTTTCTATATCCCAAATACCGCCGACATCTTTGTATTTTTCGATTACATGAAACGGGATCCCTCGCGATCTCAAAGAACGCGCCATAGAAATCCCTGCCGGACCCGCTCCTACTATACAAATAAAATCAGAAAAATTAGCCATCGGCTTTGACCCCGAAACTGTGCTACCCTCTTCCTTCATAAAAACCTCCGATTCGATACGTGAGCAATGATCGCATTAAAATGAGCATTGCTCACGTATCGAATCTCAGTCAAACGAAAAATCCAGGGGAAAGAAAAAAGTAGCCCAAACTAGGCCGGCGAATATCTTGTTTCGATATGAAACCTGGTATTCGTACGCCGGTACAGACAAGAAGCCGAGAACGAGTTGAACTTATATTACGGACTGCTAGAGATCTAATCGGAGAAAAGGGAATCGACGCGGTTAGTATGAGAGAAATCGCTCAGGCTTCCGGAATTCAGATCGGTTCATTATACCAATACTTTCCGGGCAAGAACCAGCTTTTGCTAACGATCATGAACGACTATTACGATCGTTTGTATGAAGGGACAAAATCCATTTTGGAACCTGTTCGAAATGTTTCAGAATTAGAGGTGGCAGCCGAAACAGCCTTTGCACAATTTATACGCTTTTTTCAAGAGGATCCCGCACTTGCAAATCTATGGGCAGGGGCACGAGCAATTCCTGAATTAATAATTGAGGATATTCGCGACACTTATCGCAATGCCGCGTTGTTTGTTAAGATAACTTTACGTTGCCTGCCTGGATTGCGTGAATCCGATGTTCAACCCTTTGCTCTTCATTTTGCGCACACAATCGGATCCGTTATTCGTTTTGCGGCGGAAATCGATCCCAATCACAGTAAAGCTGTCCTTCACGAGAGCCGCGTAATTTTAAGTCTTCGCTTACAAGCATTGCAAGAACTTTCGAAAACCCGAAAATCGAATAAAAGTCGAAAATTAAAGACTTAGAATACAAGAATCTCGCCAGAAAGCGTTCCACTTTCTCCGATTCCCGAGTTGTCCGAAACTTTTAATTCAATTTTTCTCATTCGAAGATCAGTCTTTTTCACCGATTACGGTCCCGCATATCCTCATAATCGGAACCGTTGGGAAAGGTATGATAGTCATAAAAATGGTCCAAGGCGGAAAAAAATCTATCGCTTCTATATACATAACCGCGTTTTTCAATTTTACTGATTTGTGACCAATGGAGGCAGGGTCGAAAATAATATCGTTCCAAGTAGACGGAAAGGGGCGATTATACCACATCAAAACCATGAATGTATACATACATTTCCGATAACTTTCGCGATTAAGCGGCTGAAACTTATGCTCAGGAATTTCTTCGTTTGCGTTAGGATCAATCTGAATTCTTTGAATAAAACCTTTTTCGTAAAGGCAGGATTGTAATAGGATGAAAATTAAAAATAAGAGCGCAACCCGTTTCATTTTAGTTTCCTCTCAGGCGTGTATTCGATCTTCCAACACCCATCCGAATGCTCAAAATGAATCTCTAAGAATGCGACTATACTCGGATCCTTTTTCATCTCTTGCCGGAGCGCTTCTTGGATAACATTTTGTTTTGCTCCATGAATGCCTACCTGAAACGAATTCAGAAAAGTTTTGTCGCAAAATTCGGTTTTGATTCTTTCTTTGGAGACAACGGCATGGGATTCGCGAAATTCGGAACCTATAGTTAACTGATCAAAATGCCCGAGAACTTTTCTTCCCGAACATTCGTAAAAAAATAGAAACGCTGTATAAAATGGCAGGAGATAGAATAATTCTCTTCTTCGTCCGGGATTGCGAAACAGGAATCTTATTCTTTTCGAGAATTTTTCGTTCAAATTAATATCCTAAGCCTCAGTTGAAACGCGACGATATGCATTACAAATTATCATTTCTTGTATATCCATTCTCTCTGAACCATTTTATCGTTTTTCTGATCGTTATATCGATCGGAGTCTGAGGCAAACCGAGTTCCTTCACGGCTTTAGAGCAATCATACCATTCCATCATCTTAGCGATTCTTACTTCGCTAACTGTGACTAAGGGAGGCCTTTTTGTTATCGAAGCGCCGAACTCGAAGAGATGCCCAAGTGCAAGCGCCAGCTTAAATGGAAGTTTTAGAGACGGAGGTTTTACACCGGCAATGCCGGCAATTAAATTTAAATAATCATGAACTGTTATATTCGTATTTCCTAAAATATATCTTGCTCCTATTTTTCCCTTTTTTGCGGCAAGAATATGACCACGAGCAACGTCCTCCACATCGATAATGTTCAATCCGCCGTCAATATAGCCCGGCATCTTTTTTTCCATAATATCGATGACCGTTCTTCCCGATGGCGAAGGCTTGCTATCGTTTGACCCGATAACGAGCGTGGGGTTTACGATGACGATCGGAAGCCCGGACATTGCAAGTATCCTTGCCTCGTTTTCCGCGATGTATTTTGACATCGTGTAGTGATCTTTAGCTTGCCAGAAATTAAAAGTTCTCTCTTCATTAGCTTGCAAAGATCCGCTCGCCGCTACGGCATTATTGGAGCTCGTATATACGACCTTTTTGACTCCGATTTCTAAAGCCGCCTTGAGAGCCGTTTTGGTACCATCGACATTGATATCGTAAAACAAATTAGGATTCGGCGCCCAATGTCCGTTATAAGCTGCCGCTAAATACATCGTATCGCAGCCTTTAAGCGCCTTTTTTATGGAATCACCGTCTCGTATGTCGCCGTATGCTTTATCAACATCGAGTTTATCGAAATTGTTCGAGCTATTGCGACCTTTCATAAGCAGAACCTTTACAGCTTCTCCGTCCTTGAGAAGTTCTCTTACGATGGACGAACCTATAAATCCCGTTGCACCGACAACTAACTTTTTCATATCCAACTCAACCTTTTTGTGAAACAATCGTAACGTTCGTTGGCTTTAGGAATTCCTTCTCGAACATTCTGTACGATCGCCGAATCATTGTTAACCTTCCGATACAGCTTTTTGCAGCCGCGAAATTTCCACTTGATACTCGTCCGCCCTTTGCAATCGCTTGGATTTTTTGTATAGACGTACTAATAGTTTCAGGACTGGAATTACCTCGGGTCTTCGGCTATAAACTCGCTCAGCCATATCAATCGCATCCTCAATCAAGCCGGCTTTAGCATATTGAACGGCGCCATTAAGAATCATTTGCAGAGCGGAGGGTCGAACGTTGGAAAAGTTTTCTGCAGCTCGCCCTGCTTCCCTTGGCTGTTGCATTTCCAGATAAGCGTGGTAAAGGAGATTCCACACGACCGGATTGGACGGATATAGTTCGGCGATTTGTTTCAAATAAGGCAGCGCTTCCGAAGCATTATTTTTTTCCAAAAGTTGGAGTGGTTCCGTAAGATCAGGTTCTTTAACGCCTTCGTCCGTAACACTCTTTGGATGAAACGCAATGCTCAATAATGATAGATCATCCGTAAGTTCTCCTGCTCCTTGAAGGCGCCCTCCAAGCCGTTCGAGATTCCCGCTCGTTTCTTCCACATGGTTCAGGATGGCGGTGTGATCCTGATTAATAATTCTCGTTTCTGATTTGTCGTAGCCGATGGCAAGATCATCTCGTCCGTCAGAACCGATCAGGATAATATCTCCCGGACGAATCCAACAGGTTTCGATACGAGCCTTCTCTCGAAGCATTCCCAATTTGAAATTTGTGGCTTCTTGTGAAAGAAATGTTGCACGCCCCGCACGCAATCGAATTGGAAAAGGATGTTCCGCATTTATGTAATAAAGAAATCCGTTTTCTTCGTCTACTAGTCCCAACATCAACGACATTGACATTGAGCCGTCAAACCCTTCAAACACGTTGTTCAAATCGTTCAGAGCCGTTCGTAACCAGCGCTCCGGAAAATATTTCGAAAGAATTTCCTCTCGATTTGTTCTTTCGATTAAAGCTCGTAACGCTGTCCCGAAAACTAAAACTCCTCCGGCTCCCTGCATGGATTTTCCCATCGCATCTCCGTTCGCAAATACGCAAAAGGGGCGTCCGCGTAAGATGATTTGATCCGCCACACAAATATCGCCACCCAGTTCATGAGCCTTATCTTTGAATCTAAAAGTTTTTTTCTGTTTGATATATGAGTTAAATCGTATCGTTTTCGATCGGATTCGAATACCTGCCAACGGTCGAATCAGAAGTGATGTCAAAAAGTAATCCCCATCTTGTTGGTCCTTGAGACGACTAACTTCATTAATAGCATCCTCGTAAGAACGATTCAGAGTACGTAACATGAGCCCTGTAACTACTAGTACGCAAATTCCGGTAACGAGAAAATCTTCGCTTCGCGCGCGAGCGCTAGAATAGTCGGAAAACCATCCGGGACGTATTTCTTGTAGATAATTGATTCCCAAAAGGGACGCGACAAAGAACAGAATGGCGACCCAATCGAATTTCTGTCCAAGTACAAGCATGTACATAATCATTAAGGGGGCTAATAGCATTATGTTAGCGCTTATAATACCTCCGCTGTACTGAATTTGGAGAAATATACTGAATGCACCGATGATGAAGGTCGGCGCAAGCAGCCATTTAAATTGACTCTTGAAGCGAGCCAGGAAATAAAATATATTTGCGAAGACAAAGGAGATCCAAAGTCCGACCAAGCCTCCTGTCTCAAACCCTTCCCGAAAGAATTCGGACAGTAAACCGATCCCCATTGCAAAGCTTCCTGCCAGAAGCATTCCGTTCAGAACGCGATGCTTCATAACAAAGCGCTCAGATGGTCCGAGAACAAGTGCTCCGAACTGGGATAAGCCCATCTGAAATACGCGTGCTACTATTTTAATTTTCGCTTTCATAATTTATTTCCACTTCCGCCCTGCTCTAGTAGGCCTCTAATTTTGGAAGAGACCTAGCTGATTGCGTCAAACCGACATTATCTTTTCAAATATCCGTTTTCCCTAAACCAAGTTAACGCTTTTCGAATGGCTTCTCTAACAGGAGTTTGAGGAAGACCGAGTTCACGAACCGCCTTTGAGCAATCGAAAAACTCCTGAGATTTTCCGATTCTCACTTCGGACGCGGTGATCATCGGATGCTTTCTAGTGATTGCAGCGCCTAACTCGAAGATATAACCCAATCCCAAGGCAGCATAGTATGGAATTTTAATACGCGGCGGTTTTACTCCGGCAACCTCCGCAATTAGTCCGAAGTATTCCGATAAGGTCAGATTTTCGTTGCCGAGAAGATACCGTTCTCCTACTCTTCCTTTTTTTGCCGCAAGGATATGGCCCTTTGCGACATCCTCCACATCGACGAGATTTGTGCCTCCTTCAATGTATCCCGGCATTGCGCCTTGAGCGACGTCGATGATCATCTGGCCCGAGGGCGTAGGCTTTACGTCTCTCACGCCAATTACTAAGGTAGGATTCACTACCACGACGGGCAAGCCCATCGGAACAAACTTTAAAGCTTCAACTTCGCCCAGGTATTTCGAAATGGAATAATGATCGCCCGATTTCCAATGATTAAACTGAGCGGTTTCATCCACGGGAATTTTACCGTGAGCTCCGATGGTATTTCCAGTGCTTGTGTAGATTACTTTTTCGATCCCTGCATCCAAGGCCGCTTTCATGGAAGTCTTGGTTCCTTCCACATTTATTTCGTAAGGTAATTTCTTATCCGGTGTCCAATGAGCGAAAAAAGCCGCGGTATGATAGAGAGTATCGCAACCTTTCAAAGCGGATCGCATGGAACTTCCGTCACAGATGTCTCCGTAAGCAATTTCTATATCGAGACCTGCAAGACCCTTGGCATTGGTGTTCTTCCGGATCATTACTTTAACTTCATGACCTTCCTTCAATAATTCCCGAACTATGGAAGAACCGATAAACCCAGCGGCACCGGTTACTAGCTTTTTCATAAATCCTCGATGTTAATGAATTTGGAATTACCGCAGGGCCGATTCATGACTGGGCAGCTCTGATTCGGTTCAGCAGTATTCATGAAGGAGATTTCAGATCGTAAGTGTATTTCATGTCAACGAGGAAACTGGAAAATACTCGGCTTTTGTCGAAATATTTACTTAAACTACATCCAACAAGGGCCATAAATTGACAATACAACTGTTATTTAATAATCAATGATCATTTTTAATAAACGTTTGTTGACTTTTTGACTATGGCGTCCCGAATGGGCGGCGGGTATGAACCGGAAGCATTTATCGGAAAACGCGAATTTAATCTTGGCCGTTGATTTAGGAACATCGGGATGCAAATCGGCAATTTGCACTCTTGATGGACGGATTCTTTCTTGGGCTTTTCGCGGAGTAGAACTGATCATACTACCGGGAAACGGAGCCGAGCAACGGCCTATTGACTGGTGGAATGCCTTCCTAGAAAGCGCTCGAACTGCGTTAATGCAGCCGGGAGTCGATCGCAGCAAGATAAGAGGAATTTGTTGCTCTACTCTGGGAGAAGTGACCGTTCCTGTCGACGAATATGGTCGAGAGTTAATGAATGCAGTCCTCTGGATGGATATGAGAGGGGCGGAGCATATTCAAAAACATGCAGGCGGACCGGTGGCCGGCTACTCCGCTTTAAAACTCTGGAACTGGATCCGACTGACGGGAGGGGCGCCATCATTGTCAGGAAAGGACCCCGCAGCACATATGCTTCTAATAAAAAATGAATTCCCGCAAGTTTACGCAAAAACGTATAAATTCCTAAACGCATTAGATTATCTGAATATGAAACTGACCGGAAAGTTTGTAGCCACTCCGGATTCCATTCTCACCTCTTGGGTAACGGATAATCGAGACTCCGATCGGGTCCGCTATGATTCCAGTTTGCTAGCTGCGAGCGGCATTGATCCGCAAAAATTTCCGGAAATCGTCAGATGCACGGATATAATTGGAAACCTCCTGCCGGAAGTTGCATCCGTTTTAAATCTCCCCCAAGGAACTCCCGTTGTTGGAGGATCCATAGATACCGCCGCCGCTTCCATCGGCTCCGGTGCGGTGTCTGATGGAGATGCTCACCTATATATCGGCACCTCGTCGTGGATTGCCGCTCATGTTCCCTGTAAAAAAACGGATATCATTTCCTCCATTGCGTCCGTACCTTGTGCGATTCCCGGAAAGTATTTGATGACAGCCATGCAGACTACCGCGGGCGCCAATTTAAGTTTTCTCAAAGACAGAATCTTGTATCATCAGGACGAACTGCTCCGAGAAGAACATGTTTCCGATGTATATAAGATTCTGGACCGCATCGCGGCTAGGACCCCCACAGGAAGCAGGGGTCTACTCTACATGCCATGGCTTTACGGAGAAAGATGCCCGGTGGATGATCTATCTCTCAGAGGCGGGATGGTGAATCTATCCTTGGGGCACAGCCGCGAAGACGTCATCCGCGCATTCTTAGAAGGGGTAGCAATCAATACTAGATGGATGATAAAGCCGGTTGAAAAGTTTCTCAAAAAGAGTTTGTCAACCATTACGATCGTTGGCGGCGGAGCTACATCCGATGTTTGGTGCCAAATTTTTGCAGATACTATGGGTCTTACGGTGCGACAGCCGGAGGAGCCAATGCAGTCAAATGCGAGAGGCGCAGCATGGATTGCCGGAATGGGCTTAGGCCTTATAAAGATTTCGGACATACCTGAACTCATTCGAATCAAAGCGGAATATAAGCCTGATGAAAAAAGCCGGAAGGTCATGGACAAAATGTTCAATCGATTCCTGCAATTGCACAAGCGCTTAGCACCTTTGTACAAAATCTGGAATCAAGATAAGGATTCGATAACACGAGAAAAAATATTCGCGTCAGTCCAGGAGAAGTAATCTATGGAAAAAATAAACTATCATAGGCCTTATAGATGGGTAGTCCTCGTTTCATTTATGACTGTGATCGGAGTCAGCCAAATGATCTATTTGAACTTCGTATCTCTAATGACGGAAGTTCAGAACTTATACGGTGTGTCGAAATTACTCGCTAGCGCATTAACTGTTTGTAATCCTCTGATGTTCACCTTGGTTTCCATGCCCGCCGGCGCTATGACCGACCGGAAAGGCTATCGATTCACGA from Leptospira fainei serovar Hurstbridge str. BUT 6 includes:
- a CDS encoding HAD family hydrolase, whose protein sequence is MLSSVWDSSVRFGLEKMLSEQPQFACFDFDNTLIRGDLGVATMQYIMTNGLLRADLDEFWEELRDPFLPLETISVWRDLWRAFRMHKDMRSYARLVEEILRLFFTVSEEEGPEAAYRWTRIIYSGMSEEELKKIARYVFVENQKQNRNDFVLADGRSMDCRLRIREPLLELIRKLKERKWEVWIITASPEYCVQVAAQEFGLEPNRVRGMRLKSKQGVLLPEIEEPLTYNDGKVKAIREITSSEIGFAAGDAFTDLSMLLEANRSLLIDHGDIDLRSIGESAGWWIQSAGSIDTEF
- a CDS encoding SDR family NAD(P)-dependent oxidoreductase — protein: MNSFIKNERTMTPKVALITGGGGAIAEAIAIRLDKLGYDLVLSDISKEKMSTIVSKLSRKPELIVCDQTKASDVESLIGMIQQKYPHIDLLVNNAGYTKVGPVLDMDSSEIERHSMINMISPIRLIHGLVPLMLNRGRGAVVSIVSIGSIVALADSALYSATKFGLRGFLTALHEELRGTGIKVSGIYPAAVDTPMLMHEALHGGSVLNWVNAVKSPDDIAKAVLRGAETGRMEIYVPYSDGLTSRLAAVFPWLIGRLSPILKWIGEKGRRRWLRKKGIQSISKN
- a CDS encoding flavin-containing monooxygenase encodes the protein MKEEGSTVSGSKPMANFSDFICIVGAGPAGISMARSLRSRGIPFHVIEKYKDVGGIWDIENPGSPMYESAHFISSKYLSNYDDFPMPSDYPDYPSNRQILAYHKSFAREYDLYRNIEFNTSVNNIRKNGSRWTVELSNGDLRLYGGIICATGITWSPNIPKLPGSETFQGQILHSVNYKKTSFFKGKRVLIIGAGNSGCDIACDAGANAEQAFISVRRGYHFIPKHVLGQPADVFGDGAHWIPNWFSQWVLGKMLKFLIGDVTKLGLPAPDHRIFETHPIVNDQLLHNLRHGDVIAKGDIERLNGNLVEFKDGTNEKIDLIILATGYNWSIPYMDQYFEWKNGRPTDLYLTLFHRKYENLYALGYMETDGGAYKMFDEMANLIAAYIEAKRNGDKSAQVFEQLIESDHPLLNGGIRYLNSGRHAVYVNQVAYLKYLSKIHGRIGWPKLKPGQFEKLRTNSATKREIQGAIR
- a CDS encoding TetR/AcrR family transcriptional regulator, with product MKPGIRTPVQTRSRERVELILRTARDLIGEKGIDAVSMREIAQASGIQIGSLYQYFPGKNQLLLTIMNDYYDRLYEGTKSILEPVRNVSELEVAAETAFAQFIRFFQEDPALANLWAGARAIPELIIEDIRDTYRNAALFVKITLRCLPGLRESDVQPFALHFAHTIGSVIRFAAEIDPNHSKAVLHESRVILSLRLQALQELSKTRKSNKSRKLKT
- a CDS encoding NAD-dependent epimerase/dehydratase family protein; the encoded protein is MKKLVVGATGFIGSSIVRELLKDGEAVKVLLMKGRNSSNNFDKLDVDKAYGDIRDGDSIKKALKGCDTMYLAAAYNGHWAPNPNLFYDINVDGTKTALKAALEIGVKKVVYTSSNNAVAASGSLQANEERTFNFWQAKDHYTMSKYIAENEARILAMSGLPIVIVNPTLVIGSNDSKPSPSGRTVIDIMEKKMPGYIDGGLNIIDVEDVARGHILAAKKGKIGARYILGNTNITVHDYLNLIAGIAGVKPPSLKLPFKLALALGHLFEFGASITKRPPLVTVSEVRIAKMMEWYDCSKAVKELGLPQTPIDITIRKTIKWFRENGYTRNDNL
- a CDS encoding SpoIIE family protein phosphatase, which encodes MKAKIKIVARVFQMGLSQFGALVLGPSERFVMKHRVLNGMLLAGSFAMGIGLLSEFFREGFETGGLVGLWISFVFANIFYFLARFKSQFKWLLAPTFIIGAFSIFLQIQYSGGIISANIMLLAPLMIMYMLVLGQKFDWVAILFFVASLLGINYLQEIRPGWFSDYSSARARSEDFLVTGICVLVVTGLMLRTLNRSYEDAINEVSRLKDQQDGDYFLTSLLIRPLAGIRIRSKTIRFNSYIKQKKTFRFKDKAHELGGDICVADQIILRGRPFCVFANGDAMGKSMQGAGGVLVFGTALRALIERTNREEILSKYFPERWLRTALNDLNNVFEGFDGSMSMSLMLGLVDEENGFLYYINAEHPFPIRLRAGRATFLSQEATNFKLGMLREKARIETCWIRPGDIILIGSDGRDDLAIGYDKSETRIINQDHTAILNHVEETSGNLERLGGRLQGAGELTDDLSLLSIAFHPKSVTDEGVKEPDLTEPLQLLEKNNASEALPYLKQIAELYPSNPVVWNLLYHAYLEMQQPREAGRAAENFSNVRPSALQMILNGAVQYAKAGLIEDAIDMAERVYSRRPEVIPVLKLLVRLYKKSKRLQRADEYQVEISRLQKAVSEG
- the hpnA gene encoding hopanoid-associated sugar epimerase, producing the protein MKKLVTGAAGFIGSSIVRELLKEGHEVKVMIRKNTNAKGLAGLDIEIAYGDICDGSSMRSALKGCDTLYHTAAFFAHWTPDKKLPYEINVEGTKTSMKAALDAGIEKVIYTSTGNTIGAHGKIPVDETAQFNHWKSGDHYSISKYLGEVEALKFVPMGLPVVVVNPTLVIGVRDVKPTPSGQMIIDVAQGAMPGYIEGGTNLVDVEDVAKGHILAAKKGRVGERYLLGNENLTLSEYFGLIAEVAGVKPPRIKIPYYAALGLGYIFELGAAITRKHPMITASEVRIGKSQEFFDCSKAVRELGLPQTPVREAIRKALTWFRENGYLKR
- a CDS encoding xylulokinase; translated protein: MNRKHLSENANLILAVDLGTSGCKSAICTLDGRILSWAFRGVELIILPGNGAEQRPIDWWNAFLESARTALMQPGVDRSKIRGICCSTLGEVTVPVDEYGRELMNAVLWMDMRGAEHIQKHAGGPVAGYSALKLWNWIRLTGGAPSLSGKDPAAHMLLIKNEFPQVYAKTYKFLNALDYLNMKLTGKFVATPDSILTSWVTDNRDSDRVRYDSSLLAASGIDPQKFPEIVRCTDIIGNLLPEVASVLNLPQGTPVVGGSIDTAAASIGSGAVSDGDAHLYIGTSSWIAAHVPCKKTDIISSIASVPCAIPGKYLMTAMQTTAGANLSFLKDRILYHQDELLREEHVSDVYKILDRIAARTPTGSRGLLYMPWLYGERCPVDDLSLRGGMVNLSLGHSREDVIRAFLEGVAINTRWMIKPVEKFLKKSLSTITIVGGGATSDVWCQIFADTMGLTVRQPEEPMQSNARGAAWIAGMGLGLIKISDIPELIRIKAEYKPDEKSRKVMDKMFNRFLQLHKRLAPLYKIWNQDKDSITREKIFASVQEK